In Microbacterium sp. No. 7, the genomic window GCCCTGCACGTTGCGATGCCCCAGGCTGTAGACGGGTGAGCCGTCGACCGGATTGTCGTCGGGCACCGTGCCGTCGGGGTTGAGTCGCAGGATCTTGCCGTGCGGGGCGATCGGGTCCTGCGCGGCCTCGGGCACACCGGCATCCCCGACCGGCACGTACAGCTTGCCGTCGGGCCCGAAGGCGATGCGCCCGCCGTTGTGGAAGCCCGCCGCGGGCAGGGCGTCGATGATCGGCTCGGGCTCGCCGAGCGTGCGGGCGCCGGGCGGGCCGGTGAGCTCGTAGCGCTCGACGCGGTTGCCCGCGGGGCCCGTCGAGTATACGTACAGCCCCGACGCCCCGTCGAAGGCGAGGCCCAGCAGGCCGCCCTCGCCGCCGTGCGAGACGTCGTCGATCACGGCGACCTCGGTGATCACGCCGTCGGGCGACACCTCGACGATGCGGCCCGAGTCGCGCTCCGACACGAGCACCGCGTCGCCCACCGGCGTGAGCGACCACGGCGCCGCCAGATGCGTCGCCACGACGACGGGCGCCGTCGGCTCGGGACTCACCACGGGCGCGCTCGTCGGCGTCGGGGTGGGAGTGGGGGTGGGGGTCGCGGATGCCGGGGGCTCCGGCGCGGGCGTGGGCGCCGTGCATCCCGTCAGCAGCACCGCGGCAAGAGCGGGCGCGAGAAACACGCCGACTCGGGGGCGTCGTCGTCCGTCCATCCCCTTCACGGTACCCGGCCCACGGCCCACCTCGCAGGCTCCGACCATCAGTCCGGCTTAGACTGGAGAGGTTCGCCGTCCGCTTCGTCGATGAGTTCCGCCGTGCCCGCAGCCCCTTCCGCCGCCTTCGAGGTGCGCCACGTTCAGCTTGCGCGCGCGGCGTTCGCGGCCATCGCGGCGATCATGATCACCTTCTCCGCCGATCATTCCGCCCAGGTCGGGCTCGCGGTCTTCAGCGGATGGGCGATCGCGACGGCGCTCGTGCACTTCGTCTCGGCGTGGCTCGTGCACCCGCGGGGGCGCCGTGCGCTGCCGATCCTGCTGGGCGTGCTCACGGTCGCGGCAGGAATGATCGCCGGCATCCCGCCCCTGCGCACGACCGTGATGTTCTTCGTGCTCGTGATCGTGTGGGCCTTCGCGACGGGGGCGATCGAGCTCGGCGCGGGCATCGCCGCCCGGCGCCGCGCCGTGGCCGCCGGCGAGCGCGGATCGACGGCCGACGCGCAGGCGCGCGACGGCGTGCTCATCGGCGCGTTCGGGCTCGCGCTGGGGGCCGGGCTGCTGCTGGTCAACCCCGCCTACAGCCTCGACTACTTCATCGACGACGCGAACCAGTGGTTCACGCTGTCGGGCATCACCATCGGCGTCGGCGTCTTCGGCGCGTATGCGGCGTTCGTCGCCGTCTTCCTCGGGATCGCGGCGTTCTCGCCGCGCCCGCCTGCGGTCACCCCCACCCCCACCGTCACTGAGGCGCCCGCCGATTCGCACACCGCGCAGCCGGGAGGCACCGCATGAGCAATGACAAGCCGTCGCGCCGCGACCTGATGAAGCCCGTGCAGCTGCTCGGTCTCGCGTTCGCCGCTGCGCTGTTCTCCGGCGTCATCGCGCTGTTCTCGATGGGCTTCTTCCAGTCCATCAGCGCCGACCAGCGCGCGCACGTGCTGGTCGTCTCGGGTGTGATCGCCGGCATCGCGTTCATCGCCACGCTCGTCACGATCGCCCTGCTGATCCTCGCCGTCGACCCGAACCAGATCGCCAAGCAGATCGACCGCCCCGTGCTCTACGACAAGGAGCCCGAGAGCGACGACAAGCCGGAGGCCTGAGCCCCCGGCATCCCCTCGTCGTGGCCGCCCACCGGCGCCCGCCATCCGCTCGGCGCGCGCGATCGTGGGCAGACGATGTCGCCTCCATGAGCGGATGCCGCCCACGGGCGCCCACGATCCGGCCGTGCCGGCGGCACGAACCGCACCCCTATGCGCCCGGGGCGGTGAGCACCCGCTCGAGCCAGGCGTCGCGCGTCGCCTTCGAGGTCGCGGAGATCCGCGCGTTCGGGGCGAGGCGCTCGAAGGCGTGGAACCCGCCGGGCCAGATGTGCAGCTCGGCCTCGCCGCCCGACGCCCAGATGCGCGAGGCGAAGGCGACGCTCTCGTCGCGCAGCGAGTCGGCGCTGCCGCAGTCGATGTAGGCCGGCGGCAGGCCGCTGAGGTCGTCGGCCCGGGCCGGCGCGGCGTAGACCGACACGTCGTCGGTCTCGACCCGGTCGCCGAGCAGCGCCGCCCAGCCGGTGACGTTGCTGACGCGGTCCCACACGCCGACGCCGTCGATCTGCCGCTTCGACACCGTGTCGTCGCGGTCGTCGAGCATGGGATACCGCAGGATCTGCGCGACGGCGCGCGGGCCGCCGCGGTCGCGCGCCAGCAGTGCGAGACCCGCCGCGAGGCCTCCGCCCGCGCTCGCGCCGATCAGCACGAGACGGTCGATGCCGAGCTCCTCGGCGTTGCCGGCGGTCCAGACGAGCCCCGCGTAGCCGTCCTCGACGGGCGTCGGGTCGGGGTGCTCAGGCGCGAGCCGGTACTCGACCGTCACGACCACGCCGTTGTACCGGTGCAGCCAGTCGAACACGTCGGTCACGCCGTTGAAGCGGTCGTAGATGATCATGCCGCCGCCGTGCGTGTGGTAGAAGCCCGGCCCCGTGCCCGTGCGTCCCACGGGCTGCATCACCGACAGCACGATCTCGGCGCCGTCGTAGCTCGCGATCGTCACGTCGCGCGACTCGATGCCGGCTGCGGCGAGCACCTCGGCCGTGAGCGGCGCGATGGGCGTCGCGCGCAGCGCCGGGATCATGTCGGCGGTGACGGATGCCGGGATCATCGCGTGGATGGCGGGGAGCACCGGCTCCATCTCGCGGTCGAACGGGGGCCGGGGGGTCTCGGTCATGGTCTCTCGCGCCTTTCGAGGTGCGCACGACCGCATCGTCGCGGCCGCGCGGGGTGCATTGATGCTAATCAATGCACCCGAATCGCGGCAAGCGCGACCCGTCCACTACGCGAGCTCGTCGACGAGGCGGTCGGCGAGCCCCGCGTAGGTTGCGGGGGTCAGGTCGAGCAGGCGCTGCTTCGCGTCGTCGCCGATGTCGAGCCCGCGCACGAACTCGGCGAGCTCGGCCACGCCGACGCGCCGGCCGCGCGTGAGGTCCTTGAGCACGGCGTACGGGTCCTCGATCGACGAGCGCCCCGCGACGATCTCGGCGCGGATGACGGTCTGGATCGCCTCGGCGAGCACCTCCCAGTTCGCGTCGAGGTCGGCCAGCAGCACGTCGCGCGACAGGGAGATCTCGGTCAGGCCGCGCTGCAGGTTGTCGAGCGCGAGCAGCGAGTGCCCGAACGCGACGCCGATGTTGCGCTGCGTCGTGGAGTCGGTGAGGTCGCGCTGCATGCGCGTCGTCACGAGCGTCTGCGACAGGGTCTGGAACAGGCCGCCGGAGATCTCCAGGTTGGCCTCGGCGTTCTCGAACCGGATCGGGTTGATCTTGTGCGGCATCGTCGACGAGCCGGTCGCCCCCGCGACGGGGATCTGCGCGAAGAAGCCCATCGAGATGTACGTCCAGACGTCGGTCGCGAGGTTGTGCAGGATGCCGCCGGCGTGGCGCGCGCGATCGTACAGCTCCACCTGCCAGTCGTGCGACTCGATCTGCGTCGTGTACACGTTGAAGTCGAGCCCGAGGCCCTCGACGAACCCGCGCGACAGCTCGAGCCAGTCGACGTCGGGAGCGGCCGCCAGGTGCGCCGACCACGTGCCGGTGGCGCCCGAGAACTTGGCGAGGTACTCGCCGGTC contains:
- the purB gene encoding adenylosuccinate lyase, coding for MTSLPPQPLSPLDGRYRAAVAGLADYLSEAGLNRARVEVEVEWLIALTDRSLFGSAPLTDEQKERLRALYRDFGQAEIDWLAEREAVTRHDVKAVEYLVRDRLASLGLDAVAELTHFACTSEDINSTSYALTVKRAVEEVWLPKLRAVTGALKQLAVEHRDAAMLSRTHGQPATPSTMGKELGVFAWRLDRVIAQLETGEYLAKFSGATGTWSAHLAAAPDVDWLELSRGFVEGLGLDFNVYTTQIESHDWQVELYDRARHAGGILHNLATDVWTYISMGFFAQIPVAGATGSSTMPHKINPIRFENAEANLEISGGLFQTLSQTLVTTRMQRDLTDSTTQRNIGVAFGHSLLALDNLQRGLTEISLSRDVLLADLDANWEVLAEAIQTVIRAEIVAGRSSIEDPYAVLKDLTRGRRVGVAELAEFVRGLDIGDDAKQRLLDLTPATYAGLADRLVDELA
- a CDS encoding PQQ-dependent sugar dehydrogenase, translating into MDGRRRPRVGVFLAPALAAVLLTGCTAPTPAPEPPASATPTPTPTPTPTSAPVVSPEPTAPVVVATHLAAPWSLTPVGDAVLVSERDSGRIVEVSPDGVITEVAVIDDVSHGGEGGLLGLAFDGASGLYVYSTGPAGNRVERYELTGPPGARTLGEPEPIIDALPAAGFHNGGRIAFGPDGKLYVPVGDAGVPEAAQDPIAPHGKILRLNPDGTVPDDNPVDGSPVYSLGHRNVQGLAWTDDGRLFASEFGQDTWDELNEIVPGGNYGWPEAEGRGGAAIGFVDPVLQWPTDAASPSGIAIVDDQVVIANLRGEVLRIVPVDDPDAERELFAGELGRIRDVAEAPDGTVWVVTNNTDGRGEPAEDDDRIIAVPRSFLTE
- a CDS encoding alpha/beta hydrolase; this translates as MTETPRPPFDREMEPVLPAIHAMIPASVTADMIPALRATPIAPLTAEVLAAAGIESRDVTIASYDGAEIVLSVMQPVGRTGTGPGFYHTHGGGMIIYDRFNGVTDVFDWLHRYNGVVVTVEYRLAPEHPDPTPVEDGYAGLVWTAGNAEELGIDRLVLIGASAGGGLAAGLALLARDRGGPRAVAQILRYPMLDDRDDTVSKRQIDGVGVWDRVSNVTGWAALLGDRVETDDVSVYAAPARADDLSGLPPAYIDCGSADSLRDESVAFASRIWASGGEAELHIWPGGFHAFERLAPNARISATSKATRDAWLERVLTAPGA